The DNA region TTTTGATTACCGAAAGAGGGGTTTCTTTCGGGTATAATAATTTAGTCACGGATTTCCGCGCGCTTGCGATAATGCGCGCTTTCGGTTACCCGGTCATCTTTGATGCCACCCACAGCATACAGATACCCGGAGGGAAAGGGAGCTGTTCAGGTGGCCAGAGCGAATTTGTTGACGGATTGTCACGCGCGGCAGTTGCTTTTGGCTGTGACGGGATATTCTTAGAGGTGCATCAGAACCCGAAAGCCGCACTCTGTGACGGGCTAAACATGATAGATTTTAAACAGCTGGATAAATTGCTTGCCCAATTAAAGAAAATAGAGGAAGTATTATGAAGAGGCATTCGGTAGAAAAAATAGCAAAGGATGTTTTGACTATAGAGGCGCAGGCAGTAAGCGCTTTAAAGAGCAGGATAGGCGCGGATTTTAAGAAGGCGTTTAATATTTTGTTTAAGACAAAAGGAAGGGTGGTAGTAAGCGGTATAGGAAAAACCGGAATTATCGGGCAAAAATTTTCCGCAACCCTTGCCTCAACCGGTACGCCCAGCCTGTTTTTGCATACAACAGAGGCAGTGCACGGGGACTTGGGCAAAGTTACCGACGAGGACTCGGTCGTGCTCATCTCTAACAGCGGTTCAGGTGAAGAGATAAAACAGCTGCTCCCTATACTTAAGAAGATCGGATGTAAAATCATCGCCATGACCGGAAACCCGGAATCTTTGCTTGCCGAATACAGCGATGTGGTTTTGGATATCTCGGTAAAAAAAGAGGCTTGCCCCCTGGGGCTTGCGCCCACAGCATCCACCACTGCGACCCTGGCGATGTCAGATGCTTTGGCAGTCTGCCTGCTTGAAAGCAAAGGCTTTAAGAAGAGCGATTTTGCTTTCTTCCACCCCGGCGGAGCATTAGGCAAAAGGCTGCTGCTTAAAGTAGAGGATATCATGCGTAAGG from Candidatus Omnitrophota bacterium includes:
- a CDS encoding KpsF/GutQ family sugar-phosphate isomerase, with protein sequence MKRHSVEKIAKDVLTIEAQAVSALKSRIGADFKKAFNILFKTKGRVVVSGIGKTGIIGQKFSATLASTGTPSLFLHTTEAVHGDLGKVTDEDSVVLISNSGSGEEIKQLLPILKKIGCKIIAMTGNPESLLAEYSDVVLDISVKKEACPLGLAPTASTTATLAMSDALAVCLLESKGFKKSDFAFFHPGGALGKRLLLKVEDIMRKGRDNPVVKAEERVDKVLVKITQVRAGSATIVDTSGRVKGIFTDGDLRRHLEKDKNLASRRIKEVMTKNPTVVGKDMLAAEAMRIMRQKRIDEIPVVNKKGIAIGLLDIQDLLKSGVV